The following is a genomic window from Manihot esculenta cultivar AM560-2 chromosome 9, M.esculenta_v8, whole genome shotgun sequence.
acatcagaaaatttgatttaaactggattaattaattttattaaaataaaaaaatcttgaTTAATTGTTTGCATtatgtaaaacatatatatatcattTTCATTGCATGAGGCAAAGAGGCATGCCTCCAATTATTTTAGAATACTGTAATTATCAAacttcaaattaaataatactattAATATAGTTTCTTCAAATACTATAAATCAGCAATTTcgctaataataatttaatattcgagaaataaatacaaaaaagaaagagaaataaatttggACTAAGGCTAATGTGAACTGGGAGATGCTCAGctgtgaaaaagaaaaagaaaaagaaaaattaaggtGATGCATGCTCGGCTTGCTTCATcattatgtaattttatttatttaatttcacatTGAGATTAAACAACTAACCAAGTGCCCATAAATAAAGACCTCCTCACTAACATAACCTCATAGTGTCGACATGGTTTGCCAGAAAAAGCTTTTGATACACAAAGTCTATGGCTTGTATGATCAAATCTCAAGCCTTGAGAGTCTCAAACCTTCCAAAGATGTCGACATGCTCTTCACACAGCTTGTTCTCACGTGCATACCTCCAAACCCTATTGATGTTAATAAACTTTGCATGAAAATCCAAGATATGAGGTCTAAGCTCATTACACTCTGTGGAGAAGCTGAAGCTCTCTTAGAAGATCATTTCTCTACAATCTTAGCTTCTTTTGAAAACCCACTTGATCATCTCATTGTCTTCCCTTACtattcaaactaccttaaacttAGCCACCTTGAATTCACCATCCTTGAACAACATCACCCTCATGTCCCTACCCAAGTTGCCTTTGTGGGTTCTGGTCCTCTTCCTCTGACTTCAATTGTGTTAGCCACCAATCACCTCACCAGTGCCTCTTTCCACAATTATGATATTGACCCATCAGCAAATTCTAAAGCTTTTCGCTTGGTCTCCTCTCACCCTGACCTCTCCAAAAGATTTTTCTTTCATACCACTGATATCTTGAATGTTACAAATGGATTGAAAGAGTTTGATGTAGTTTTCTTGGCAGCTCTTGTTGGGATGGACAAGGAGGAGAAGATTAGGGTGATTCATCACTTGGCTAAGTACATGGCTCATGGGGCTATTTTAATGGCGAGGAGTGCGCATGGTGCTAGAGCTTTTCTGTATCCTGTGGTGGATCCTTGTGATCTTATAGGGTTTGAAGTTCTTTCTGTGTTTCATCCTATTGATGAAGTGATTAACTCAGTTATCATTGCTCGTAAACATCATCAAATGGCTATACGATCatgatcatcatcatcatccatCAACAATCTTTTGTCCCCAGTATGATACAGCTGCTTCCTACCAATTGTTCTGAGATCCATtccatattaattaattaattatcaagAAGCATCCTATTCACAAGATTACCTGtatccaaaaatatatataatatcaatgtATTTGAATTCTATCCTCTATATTCAATTAGTGaaaacaaaattcaaaatctGATTAATGATGACATATTAAAAATCTTTTTTTGGTTGATAGTAATATTCAAAATCTGaaaaagatatatttttttttattcaacttATCTGTTAATAGCATTTTTATccattaaaagataaaatatttaaatcatttttaaaattgtgaagatttaattaaaaaaatatttttaaaattataaatatttaattaaataaaaaattgagagTTTCTTTATGTGATCACtagtttattaatattttctgtacatttcttctcctccttttaattttaaaaaataagtacaGATTttacatggtaatatttttggATTTCAATTATTCattgtattaattatttaagaTGCACATTAAAAGGTGAAATATAAAATgatcaatattattattttgttagt
Proteins encoded in this region:
- the LOC110623696 gene encoding nicotianamine synthase, encoding MVCQKKLLIHKVYGLYDQISSLESLKPSKDVDMLFTQLVLTCIPPNPIDVNKLCMKIQDMRSKLITLCGEAEALLEDHFSTILASFENPLDHLIVFPYYSNYLKLSHLEFTILEQHHPHVPTQVAFVGSGPLPLTSIVLATNHLTSASFHNYDIDPSANSKAFRLVSSHPDLSKRFFFHTTDILNVTNGLKEFDVVFLAALVGMDKEEKIRVIHHLAKYMAHGAILMARSAHGARAFLYPVVDPCDLIGFEVLSVFHPIDEVINSVIIARKHHQMAIRS